CCGGGGGATCGTTTTCCTCTGGCCGGAAAGGCCATTTCGTTCTGCCTTGCAGGCGGGCTTTTAGGGTCAACGTCAACGGCCATTTCGTTCTGCCTGAAGGCAGCCCGAGCAGGGCGGCAGTCGCCCGCCCCTGCACCCCGGCTATCCGGCAAACACAACCGCCCGCCGCAGGCGGGTACCTTCGTCGGTTCACATTTCTTCACGGACCGCTCGCGATTCGCTCCCCGCTCAGCGCTCCCTTGTCCCGCCATCCATGGCGGGACATCCTAAAATGTTCACCTCCTCAGCGGTGGTGATGCCTCCTCAAGGTCAACACCCAAGTCAAAACCCACGTCAAAACCCACGTCAAAACCCACGTCAAAACCCACGTCAAAACCCACGTCAAAACCCACGTCAAAACCCAAACATCTAAGCCAAAACCAACAAAGGCAAAGGCAAAGGCAAAGGCAAAGGCAAAGGCAAAGGCAAAGGCAAAGGCAAAGGCAAAGGCAAAGGCAAAGGCAAAGGCAAAGGCACTTCAATTTTTAGTTTCAGATATCAGATTAAGGAGCATGGATTCTGGATTCTGGATTCTGAATTCTGGGTTCTGAATTTCGAGCTTTGAGCTTTGAGCTTTGAGCTTTGAGCTTTGAGCTTTGAGCTTTGAGCTTTGAGCTTTGAGCTTTGAATTGTAGGGTTGGAGTTTTAGGTTTTATTTAGAATTTCATCTTTTATCTTTTCGATTTTGACCTGGGTTTTGACCTTGAGGAGGCATCACAAACGCCGAGGGAAAAGTGTTTTCCAGGACGAGCCGCAGGGATGCGGCGAGAAGGTGCGTTGAGCTTGGAGCGAATCGCGCCTGGTCCGTCAGGAAAAGGCTTTTGCCGAGGGCACCCGCGCAGCGGGCGGTTGTGTTTGCCGGATAGCGCGGGTGCAGGGCCGGGGCGACTGCCGGCCCTGCTCGGGCTGCCTTCAGGCAGAACGAAATCGCCCCTGACCTTGACCTGGGTGTTGACCTTGAGGAGGCATCACAAACGCCGAGGGAAAAGCGTTTTCCAGGGCGAGCCGCAGGGATGCGGCGAGAAGGTGCGTTGAGCTGGGAGCGAATCGCGCCTGGTCCGTCAGGAAAAGGCTTTTGCTGAGGGTACCCACGAAGTGGGCGGTTGTGTTTGCCGGATAGCGCGGGTGCAGGGCCGGGGCGACTGCCGGCCCTGCTCGGGCAGGCTTTAGCCTGTACGAAATCGTTTTTGACCTGGCCCTGCTCGGGCTGCCTTCAGGCAGAACGAAATGGCATTTGACCTTGACCTTAAGAGCCGCCTGCAAGGCAAAGCTCCCCTGGCCTTTCCGGCCAGAGAAAAACGCCCACGCGCCGTTATGCGCTCAACCACCCAAGTTTAATCACGAACAGCAGCGACAACACGATCAGCGCCAGATTCACCTCTTTCAGTCGGCCGCTCAGCAGCTTGACCACTGTCCAGGTAATAAAACCAAAGGCGATGCCGTTGGCTATCGAATAGGTCAGCGGCATGGTCAGGGCGGTGACCGTAACCGGAGCGGCGGTGGTGATATCTTTCCAGTCAATTTCGGCGAGGCCAGAGGCCATCAACACGGCGATAAACAGCAGCGCGGGCGCGGTAGCGAAGGCAGGCACGCTGGCGGCCAGCGGCGAGAAAAACAGGCTCAGCACAAACAGCGCGGCCACGACCACAGCAGTCAGACCGGTACGGCCACCGGCGCTGACGCCCGCCGCCGATTCGATATAGCTGGTGGTGGTCGAGGTGCCAAGCAGCGAACCAAACAGCGCGGCGGCGCTGTCTGCCACCAGTGCACGGCCCATTTTGGGGATATTGCCCTGCGCGTCAGTTAATCCGGCGCGTTTGGTGACACCAATCAGCGTGCCCGAGTTATCAAACACATCGACAAACAGAAAGGCAAAAATCACGCTGATCAGGCCGACGTTCAGCGCGCCTTTGATATCAAGCTGTAAAAAGGTCGGTGCAATCGACGGTGGCGCAGAAAACACGCCGCCAAACGGCGTCAGGCCAATGCCCATCGCAATGAACGTCACCACCATAATGCCAATCAGCACCGCGCCGGTGACGCGTCGCGCTTCCAGCACCACGATAATGATAAAGCCGAGGATCGCCAGCAGCGGGCCGGGCTTAGTCAAATCGCCTAATCCCACCAGCGTCGCCGGATTGGCCACCACCACGCCCGCACCTTCCAGCGCGATAATGGCCAGAAACAGGCCGATACCGGCGGCAATGCCAGCGCGCAGCGGCAGCGGAATACTGGTAATGATCCATTCGCGAATTTTAAAAATCGACAGCGCGAAGAAAATCAGCGCCGAAATAAACACCGCGCCCAGCGCCACCTGCCAGGTGTAGCCCATGTGCAACACCACGGTGTAGGTGAAAAAGGCATTCAGCCCCATGCCAGGTGCCAGCGCAATCGGATAGTTGGCGATCAGTCCCATCAGCAGTGAGCCGATAGCCGCCGCCAGACAGGTGGCGACAAACACCGCACCTTTGTCCATGCCGGTGGCGCTGAGAATGCTGGGGTTCACAAACAGGATATAGGCCATCGCCAGGAAGGTGGTTACCCCCGCCAGCAGTTCGGTCCGCACGGTGGTGTTATGCGCTTTAAGCTGGAACAATTTTTCTAACATGCGTGTTCTCTCATGAATGGGGCGCTGTTGCTGGCCCGCTTGCCTGAAAAGTGGTGCGATTTCTTATCGTTGTGAGGCGCAAACGCGCGGATCAACACGGCGCTGGCCATGGGCTCTAGCAATTGCTATGCCATGCCTGATGGCACAGCGCACAGCCCTGCGGTTTAGCGGCTGCGGCACGCTGCTTCAGCAGAGGGCAAAACCGTGCTGTGCATGCCCTTTTTTGGCGCAATCCGCCCTAAAAAAGTGCAGTGCGATTCCTTAAGACGCGTCTCACAATTCTGTACACCGTCACTCTTCTGGCGCGCAGGCTCGGTTACACTCGCTTAACTCTTTTTTAACGGTGAGATTTGCGGCATGAAACCAGCCATTTTAGTGGTGGATGACGATCCTGAAATCTGTGCGCTGCTTCAGGACGTACTGAGTGAGCATGTTTTCACGGTCTTCTGCTGTCATCGCGGAAGCGATGCGCTGAGCCTGCTGGCGCAGCATCCGGAGATTTCACTGGTGATGCTCGATATGATCCTGCCCGACACCAACGGCCTGCTGGTGCTACAGCAGATGCAGCGTAGCCGGGCCGGATTGCTGGTGATCATGCTTACCGGCATGGGTTCAGAATCGGATGTTGTGGTGGGCCTGGAGATGGGCGCCGACGACTATATCGCCAAGCCGTTTAATCCACGCGTGGTGGTGGCGCGGGCGAAGGCGGTGTTGCGCCGCAGTGGGCTGTTGAGTATGGAAAGCCCCTTTCAACAGCGCACGCCGGGCTGGCAGTTCAACGGCTGGCTGCTCGACGAAAGCCGCTGCATGCTGCTCAATCCTCAGCGTCAGGAAGTAGTGCTGACCCAGGGCGAATTTTCCCTGCTGCTGGCGATGGTGCGCCATGCCCGCAAGGTGCTGACGCGCGATCAACTGCTGGAACTGACCCACAGCGAAACGCTGGAGGTGTTTGATCGAACCATTGACGTGCTGATCATGCGCCTGCGCCGTAAGATCGAAACCAACCCGCATCAGCCGATGTTGATCCGTACCATTCGCGGCCTCGGCTATGTGTTTGCCGCCGACGTACAGCGCCCGGAAGCTGAGCCACTGCAAACCCGCATCGCCTGAATCACGGGCGGCATCGCGCCGCCCGACGCGCTTACTTCACCGTCCAGCCTTTGTAACCGCTGACGCTGTTGCGATCGATCAACGTCACCGGAATCAGCACCGGTTTATCCGGCGCAGGCTTGCCCTGCAAAATGTCATAGCCAATCTCCACCGCCTTTGAGGCCATCACCTGCGGATCCTGCGCGGGCGTCGCCACAAACAGGGAGTTTTTACGCTTCAGCGCCTCTTCACCATCTGGCGATCCATCGACGCCAACGATAAAGAATTCGCTCCGCTGCGCCTGCTTCGCCGCCAGATCGGCACCGATCGCCGTCGGATCGTTGATCGCAAACACCGCATCAATTTTTGGATTGGCCGACAGCAGCGAGGTCATGATCTCCAGCCCGCCTTCACGGCTGCCTTTGGCGTTCTGATTATGCGACAGCAGCTTGATGTTCGGATGCAGTTTCAGTTCATTCATGCAGCCTTCCACGCGGTTCTGTACCGCAGAAACCGGCGGTCCGTTGATGATCACCACGTTGCCTTTGTCTTTCAGGCGGTCGGCAATGTATTTACACGCCATCTGCCCCGCTTCGGTGTTATCAGAGGTGATGGTCGCATTGGCGCCCTCTGCCGACACGTCCACCGCCACCACCACAATACCGGCATCGCGCGCACGTTTTACCGCCGGGCCAATGCCTTTGGAATCGGCGGCGTTAAGAATGATCATATCGACCTTCGCGGCGATAAAGTTATCGATCTGCCCCACCTGCTGACCCAAATCGTAGCCGCTCGACACCAGCGTCACGTTCACCTTGTCGCCCGCCAGCTGGCGCGCCTTCAGCTCCGCGCCCTTGGTAATCTGCACAAAGAACGGGTTAGCCAGATCGCCCACCGTCACCCCAATCGACTTCAGCTCTTTCGCCTGCAACAGCGGCGCAGTCAGCAGCGTGGCCGCCAGCAGCCCACTGACAATAGGATTAAAACGCATAGTCACTCTCCAGTCTGTTTAATGGTGCCAACCGCTAAATGGCGCTCTGTTACCGATACCGCTTGCCTGATCTCTTGCCCTTGCCTGTCTCTTGCCTTTACCTGTCTCTTGCCCTTGCCTGTCTTTTACCTTTAACTTGCTTTTGCTTTTATCTTTCCACACGGGTCGAGGGCGTTATTGTCGCCGCCAGTTTGTTCACGGCCAGCGCACAGCAACCGGAGCGTACTGAAGTACGTGAGGATTGCGCGCACTGCCCGGGGACAAAATGGCAAGTAAAATAGCCCGCTATACGCATACTTCCAGCGCACAGCAACCGGAGCGTACTGCAATACGTGAGGATTGCGCGCACTGCCCGGGGACAAAATGGCAAGTAAAATAGCCCGCTATACGCATACTTCCAGCGCACAGCAACCGGAGCGTACTGCAATACGTGAGGATTGCGCGCACTGCCCGGGGACAAAATGGCAAGTAAAATAGCCCGCTATACGCACGCTCCAGGTAAAATAGCCCGCTATACGCACACTTAATGCACATGCCCCCGCGTACGATACTTATCAATCAACACCGCAATAATGATCACCGCCCCTTTAATCACCAGCTGCCAGAAATAGGACACTCCCATCAGCGTCATGCCGTTATTCAGCGTGGCGATAATCAGCGCGCCCACCAGCGTGCCGGTAATCGTGCCGATGCCGCCGACAAAGCTGGTGCCACCGAGGATCACCGCCGCAATGGCATCCAGCTCATAGCCAACGCCGAGGTTGCCGTTGGCGCTGTAGAGCCGCGAGGCGCTCATCAGCCCGCCCAGCCCGGAGAGCAGGCCGCTGGTGGCGTAGGCGAAAATCAACACCGCGCCCACTTTGATGCCGGTCAGCCGCGCCGCCATCATGTTGCCGCCCACCGCGTAAATGTGGACCCCAAGCGTGGTGCGACGCAGGATAAACCAGCAGATGGCGATCACCGCGAAGGCGATAATGATCAGCCACGGCACCGGCCCGAGATAGCCGTTGCCGATCCACTCAAAGTTGATATCGGAGTTGATCACCGTGGTGCCATCGGCCAGCAGGTAGGCCGCGCCGCGCAGTGCGGTGTAGGTGCCGAGCGTGACGATAAACGGCGGCAGACCGGCCCAGGCGACCAGAATGCCGTTGAACAGGCCCATCAGCAGGCCCGCACCCAGCGCGGCGGGAATGGTCAGTGCCTGAAATGCCGGATCCAGCGAAGTCACCATCGCCACCACCGCGGTGGTACCGAGCATCGATCCCACCGAGAGATCGATACCGCCGGTGAGAATGATGAAGGTCATGCCCGCCGCCAGCACAATGTTAATCGACGCCTGGCGCGTGATGTTCAGCAGGTTGGCTTCGGTGAAGAAGTTAGGTGCGACAAAGCCAAATATCGCCACGATTAAGATCAGTATCGGCAGAATGCCGACCGTTTGCATCAGGTCGCCCAGCAGGGCACGTTTCATGCCGGGTGCGCTCACGCGGGCAGATTCGCTGCTCATAGTTATCTCCTGTTACTGCGCGGTGCGCGCCAGTTCAGCGCCGGTAGCCAGCGCCATAATGTGTTCCTGCGTAATGGTCGCATCGGCCAGTTCGCCCGCGATTTGCCCCTCCTGCATCACATAGACCCGATCACTCATGCCCACTACCTCCGGCAGTTCGCTGGAGATCATCAGAATTGCCACGCCCTGCTCAGCCATCTGATTCATCATGCGGTAGATTTCGCTTTTGGCACCGACATCCACGCCGCGCGTCGGCTCATCAAGAATCAGAATGCGCGGGCCGATCGAGACCCAGCGTGAAATCAGCAGCTTTTGCTGATTCCCGCCCGACAGGCCACCCGCACGCACCTGTGCATGCGGCACGCGGATATTCAGCAGCGCAATGGCATCGGTGGAGATTCGCTGTCCTTTACGTCGGTTAAGCAACCCGTATTGCGCGTCGCGTTCAAGGGTGGCCATCACGATGTTTTCATGCGCCGCCAGCTCAAGAAACAGCCCCTGCTCTTTGCGGTTTTCGGTCAGAAAACCGATGCCCGCGGCGATCGCCTCACGCGGCGACGCAATGGAAACCGTTTCACCATCGAGCTGCACCGTGCCGCCGCTGGCTTTGTGTACGCCAAAAATTAGCTGCGCCAGCTCGCTGCGACCGGCGCCGACCAGCCCGGCGAGGCCGACAATCTCCCCGGCGTGTACCACCAGTGAACAGGGCTTGATCTTGCCGCCGTCGGTCAACCCATCGATGCGCAACCGCGCTTTGCCTTTGGCGATGGTGCGGTCTTTGTTAAACAGATCGCTCAGCGGCCGTCCAACCATCATGCGTACCAGTTCGTGAGCGTTGAGTTCTTCTCGCGTCAGGCTGCCGACATACTGGCCGTCGCGCAGCACGCTGACCCGATCGGACAGCTCATAGACTTCCGCCATACGATGGCTGATGTAGATGATCGCCATGCCTTCGCTGCGCAGCCGTTTAATCAGCGCAAACAGCTGTTCCGTTTCCCGCGACGACAGCGCCGCCGTTGGCTCATCCATTACCAGAATGCGGCTGTTGCGATGCAGTGCGCGGGCGATCTCTACCTGCTG
The sequence above is drawn from the Duffyella gerundensis genome and encodes:
- a CDS encoding NCS2 family permease, whose translation is MLEKLFQLKAHNTTVRTELLAGVTTFLAMAYILFVNPSILSATGMDKGAVFVATCLAAAIGSLLMGLIANYPIALAPGMGLNAFFTYTVVLHMGYTWQVALGAVFISALIFFALSIFKIREWIITSIPLPLRAGIAAGIGLFLAIIALEGAGVVVANPATLVGLGDLTKPGPLLAILGFIIIVVLEARRVTGAVLIGIMVVTFIAMGIGLTPFGGVFSAPPSIAPTFLQLDIKGALNVGLISVIFAFLFVDVFDNSGTLIGVTKRAGLTDAQGNIPKMGRALVADSAAALFGSLLGTSTTTSYIESAAGVSAGGRTGLTAVVVAALFVLSLFFSPLAASVPAFATAPALLFIAVLMASGLAEIDWKDITTAAPVTVTALTMPLTYSIANGIAFGFITWTVVKLLSGRLKEVNLALIVLSLLFVIKLGWLSA
- a CDS encoding response regulator, encoding MKPAILVVDDDPEICALLQDVLSEHVFTVFCCHRGSDALSLLAQHPEISLVMLDMILPDTNGLLVLQQMQRSRAGLLVIMLTGMGSESDVVVGLEMGADDYIAKPFNPRVVVARAKAVLRRSGLLSMESPFQQRTPGWQFNGWLLDESRCMLLNPQRQEVVLTQGEFSLLLAMVRHARKVLTRDQLLELTHSETLEVFDRTIDVLIMRLRRKIETNPHQPMLIRTIRGLGYVFAADVQRPEAEPLQTRIA
- a CDS encoding ABC transporter substrate-binding protein — translated: MRFNPIVSGLLAATLLTAPLLQAKELKSIGVTVGDLANPFFVQITKGAELKARQLAGDKVNVTLVSSGYDLGQQVGQIDNFIAAKVDMIILNAADSKGIGPAVKRARDAGIVVVAVDVSAEGANATITSDNTEAGQMACKYIADRLKDKGNVVIINGPPVSAVQNRVEGCMNELKLHPNIKLLSHNQNAKGSREGGLEIMTSLLSANPKIDAVFAINDPTAIGADLAAKQAQRSEFFIVGVDGSPDGEEALKRKNSLFVATPAQDPQVMASKAVEIGYDILQGKPAPDKPVLIPVTLIDRNSVSGYKGWTVK
- a CDS encoding ABC transporter permease subunit → MSSESARVSAPGMKRALLGDLMQTVGILPILILIVAIFGFVAPNFFTEANLLNITRQASINIVLAAGMTFIILTGGIDLSVGSMLGTTAVVAMVTSLDPAFQALTIPAALGAGLLMGLFNGILVAWAGLPPFIVTLGTYTALRGAAYLLADGTTVINSDINFEWIGNGYLGPVPWLIIIAFAVIAICWFILRRTTLGVHIYAVGGNMMAARLTGIKVGAVLIFAYATSGLLSGLGGLMSASRLYSANGNLGVGYELDAIAAVILGGTSFVGGIGTITGTLVGALIIATLNNGMTLMGVSYFWQLVIKGAVIIIAVLIDKYRTRGHVH
- a CDS encoding sugar ABC transporter ATP-binding protein, yielding MATTPILEMRDISRRFGQFYALKSVNLTVFPGEVHALMGENGAGKSTLMKILAGAYTASGGEIFIDGKPVLIKGPKEALGAGITLIYQEINLAPNLTVAENIFLGSEIHRGGLVNRRQMVADAQQVIDRLGAQFRASDLVMRLSIAEQQQVEIARALHRNSRILVMDEPTAALSSRETEQLFALIKRLRSEGMAIIYISHRMAEVYELSDRVSVLRDGQYVGSLTREELNAHELVRMMVGRPLSDLFNKDRTIAKGKARLRIDGLTDGGKIKPCSLVVHAGEIVGLAGLVGAGRSELAQLIFGVHKASGGTVQLDGETVSIASPREAIAAGIGFLTENRKEQGLFLELAAHENIVMATLERDAQYGLLNRRKGQRISTDAIALLNIRVPHAQVRAGGLSGGNQQKLLISRWVSIGPRILILDEPTRGVDVGAKSEIYRMMNQMAEQGVAILMISSELPEVVGMSDRVYVMQEGQIAGELADATITQEHIMALATGAELARTAQ